One Luoshenia tenuis DNA window includes the following coding sequences:
- a CDS encoding helix-turn-helix transcriptional regulator, translating into MEKCNTKNEKLYKLRVENGYTQREMAELLAVSPATYSRYENGHIDMSLAVCKKLGELFDVQMEKLL; encoded by the coding sequence ATGGAAAAATGCAATACTAAGAATGAAAAGTTGTACAAATTGCGCGTTGAAAATGGTTATACGCAGCGCGAAATGGCTGAGCTCTTGGCAGTTTCGCCTGCCACCTATAGCCGTTACGAGAATGGTCATATTGACATGTCGCTGGCTGTATGTAAAAAGTTGGGCGAACTTTTCGACGTTCAGATGGAAAAGCTGTTATAA
- the rlmD gene encoding 23S rRNA (uracil(1939)-C(5))-methyltransferase RlmD produces the protein MAKKKFQAFPFQVGQRIDLPIHALGEGGVGIGRFEGAAVFVPGALPGETVRVRIRYLASRYAQAELEKILQPSPQRIEPPCPYDARCGGCQLQHLSYEGQLEVKRRQVADCLERIGGFENIAVPPVMGMEEPWQYRNKAAFPAATRGGEAALGFYATGSHDLVPVDACMIQQPPCNAVLSAVKAWMRERNITPYDEKTRQGRLRHVLIRTNRRGEFMVTLVINCQRLPEAAALGEQLRGLEGFVGLALNVNREATNAILGREIISVCGAPTLAEQLDELTFSLSPASFFQVNPLQTEQLYQTALSFAGLKGDELVFDAYCGIGSISLFLARRAREVIGVEIVRAAVEDARDNARSNGIRNASFICAKAEEEIPRLLQDNRRPDVVVVDPPRKGCDAALLQAISQARIPRLVYVSCNPSTLARDLKLLCGQGYTLQKVQPVDLFPQTMHVETVASLQLEL, from the coding sequence ATGGCAAAAAAGAAATTTCAGGCGTTTCCCTTTCAGGTCGGGCAGCGGATCGACCTGCCCATCCATGCCTTGGGCGAGGGCGGGGTAGGCATCGGCCGTTTTGAAGGCGCGGCGGTATTTGTACCCGGCGCGCTTCCGGGGGAAACCGTGCGCGTGCGCATCCGTTATCTGGCCTCGCGCTATGCGCAGGCAGAACTCGAAAAGATCTTACAGCCCTCTCCCCAGCGGATAGAGCCCCCCTGCCCATATGATGCGCGCTGCGGCGGGTGTCAGCTGCAACATCTTTCTTACGAGGGGCAGCTGGAAGTCAAACGCAGACAGGTCGCCGATTGTCTGGAACGCATCGGCGGGTTTGAAAACATCGCCGTTCCGCCCGTGATGGGCATGGAAGAGCCCTGGCAATATCGCAATAAAGCGGCCTTCCCGGCGGCGACGCGGGGGGGAGAGGCCGCGCTGGGCTTTTATGCAACCGGCAGCCATGATCTCGTGCCGGTTGACGCCTGCATGATCCAGCAGCCGCCCTGTAATGCGGTACTATCCGCCGTTAAGGCCTGGATGCGGGAGAGAAACATCACGCCTTACGATGAAAAGACGCGTCAGGGCAGGCTACGCCATGTGCTGATCCGCACCAACCGGCGAGGGGAATTTATGGTCACTTTGGTGATCAACTGCCAACGCTTGCCGGAGGCGGCCGCATTGGGCGAGCAGCTGCGCGGACTGGAAGGATTCGTAGGCCTGGCGCTGAACGTCAACCGCGAGGCGACAAACGCCATCCTGGGGCGGGAAATCATCAGCGTATGCGGCGCGCCGACCCTGGCCGAGCAGTTGGACGAGCTGACATTCTCCCTTTCGCCAGCCTCGTTTTTTCAGGTCAACCCGCTGCAAACCGAGCAGTTATATCAAACCGCGCTGTCCTTTGCCGGCCTGAAGGGGGACGAGCTGGTGTTTGACGCTTACTGCGGCATCGGCAGCATCTCGCTGTTCCTGGCGCGCAGGGCAAGGGAAGTGATCGGCGTGGAGATCGTCAGGGCGGCGGTAGAGGACGCGCGTGACAACGCGCGAAGCAATGGCATAAGAAACGCCAGCTTTATCTGTGCGAAGGCGGAAGAGGAGATTCCACGGTTGCTTCAAGACAACCGAAGGCCAGATGTGGTAGTTGTCGATCCGCCGCGCAAGGGATGCGATGCAGCGCTGCTGCAAGCCATCTCTCAAGCGCGGATCCCCAGGCTGGTATATGTTTCCTGCAACCCGTCGACGTTGGCACGAGACCTGAAGCTGCTGTGCGGGCAGGGTTACACCCTGCAAAAAGTACAGCCAGTCGACCTGTTTCCGCAGACGATGCATGTGGAGACGGTGGCTAGCCTGCAGCTTGAACTTTAG
- a CDS encoding ATP-dependent 6-phosphofructokinase, with product MKRIAVLTSGGDAPGMNAALGSVVRSATQKGMEVFGVEQGYLGLIEDRMQLMEPMRATGMVTSGGTLLGTMRCGEMKTEEGRLKAVETIRKHGIEGLVTIGGDGTFRGAEVLCGYGVPTIGIPGTIDNDLAYTQYTLGFDTTLNTIVRMATQIRDTMASHERVCVMEVMGRHCGDLALYSAAALHAEALILPEMPWDVDSLCQRLERQRANGRRSALVVMAEGAGKATELAPVIMEKTGFDTRASVLGYVQRGGQPSPRDLLMATRMGVRAVELLHQGIGNRVLGQCQEEIVDFDINEALDMPAVFNKELYELVQGLWA from the coding sequence ATGAAGAGGATCGCAGTTTTGACCAGCGGCGGCGACGCGCCGGGCATGAATGCGGCGCTTGGCAGCGTGGTGCGCAGCGCTACGCAAAAGGGAATGGAAGTATTCGGCGTTGAGCAGGGATATTTAGGATTGATAGAGGACCGCATGCAGCTGATGGAGCCCATGCGGGCCACCGGAATGGTGACCAGCGGCGGCACGCTGCTGGGGACCATGCGCTGCGGCGAGATGAAAACGGAGGAAGGCCGCCTTAAGGCGGTGGAGACCATCCGTAAACACGGCATTGAGGGCCTGGTGACCATCGGCGGGGACGGTACCTTCCGCGGGGCCGAAGTGCTGTGCGGGTACGGCGTGCCCACCATCGGCATCCCTGGTACTATCGATAACGACCTGGCCTATACTCAGTACACCCTGGGTTTTGATACGACGCTGAACACCATCGTGCGCATGGCTACCCAAATTCGGGATACCATGGCTTCTCACGAGCGTGTGTGTGTGATGGAGGTCATGGGCCGTCACTGCGGCGATCTGGCCCTGTATTCCGCCGCCGCCCTGCACGCCGAGGCATTGATCCTGCCGGAGATGCCCTGGGATGTGGATTCGCTTTGCCAGCGGTTAGAGCGCCAGCGGGCCAACGGCCGCCGCTCGGCTCTGGTCGTGATGGCCGAAGGCGCGGGCAAGGCTACGGAGCTGGCTCCTGTCATCATGGAAAAGACCGGGTTTGATACCCGCGCAAGCGTGCTGGGCTATGTACAGCGCGGCGGGCAGCCCTCGCCCCGGGATCTGCTGATGGCCACCCGCATGGGCGTGCGCGCGGTGGAACTGCTGCATCAGGGCATCGGCAACCGGGTGCTGGGCCAGTGCCAGGAAGAGATCGTGGACTTTGACATCAATGAGGCGCTGGATATGCCGGCGGTATTTAATAAAGAACTGTACGAGTTGGTGCAGGGCTTGTGGGCCTAA
- the mtrB gene encoding trp RNA-binding attenuation protein MtrB gives MDKYQGEDYLCIKALEDGVNIIGMTRGQSTKLLHTEKLDKGEVMIAQFTENTSAIKIRGRAEILTRYGKLTSGTED, from the coding sequence GTGGATAAGTATCAGGGGGAAGATTATCTGTGCATCAAGGCGCTGGAGGACGGGGTCAACATTATCGGGATGACCCGGGGCCAGAGCACCAAGTTGCTGCATACCGAAAAGCTGGATAAAGGCGAGGTGATGATCGCCCAGTTCACTGAGAATACCTCCGCTATCAAGATCCGCGGCCGGGCCGAGATTTTGACCCGGTATGGTAAGCTCACTTCCGGCACGGAGGATTAA